The following are from one region of the Bradyrhizobium septentrionale genome:
- a CDS encoding GDP-mannose pyrophosphatase, giving the protein MSIADRVRVKDVRVLSKARYLLTSTTFDYRRGNGEWQTQVRESYDRGNGAVLLPYNLKTRSVVLVRQFRYPAFANGYDDLLIEAAAGMLDDAAPEARIRAEAEEEIGYRLDHVRKVFEAFMTPGAVTEKLHFFVAEYDAAMRIGEGGGLADEGEDIEVLELAIDDALAMIGDGRIVDAKTIMLLQYAALHLFR; this is encoded by the coding sequence ATGAGCATCGCCGACCGCGTTCGCGTCAAGGACGTCCGCGTCCTCTCCAAGGCCCGTTACCTGCTCACCAGCACCACGTTCGACTACCGCCGCGGCAATGGCGAGTGGCAGACCCAGGTCCGCGAAAGCTATGACCGCGGCAACGGCGCGGTGCTACTGCCCTACAATCTGAAGACTCGCAGCGTCGTGCTGGTGCGCCAGTTCCGCTATCCCGCTTTCGCCAATGGCTATGACGATCTCCTGATCGAGGCCGCCGCCGGCATGCTCGACGACGCCGCGCCGGAGGCGCGCATTCGCGCCGAGGCGGAGGAAGAGATCGGCTACCGGCTCGACCACGTGCGGAAGGTGTTCGAAGCCTTCATGACGCCGGGCGCGGTGACCGAGAAGCTGCATTTCTTCGTCGCCGAATACGACGCCGCGATGCGCATTGGCGAAGGCGGCGGACTTGCCGACGAGGGCGAGGACATCGAGGTGCTCGAACTCGCGATCGACGACGCGCTCGCCATGATCGGCGATGGCCGCATCGTCGATGCCAAGACCATCATGCTGTTGCAATACGCGGCGCTGCATCTGTTCAGGTGA
- a CDS encoding SDR family NAD(P)-dependent oxidoreductase, which translates to MALLDYHIAVITGAGSGIGRAIALGYGREGARVVLLDMNGDAAAEAAREIRSAGGKAESFALDVTDRDACVAIAKQVADKVGAVSILVNNAGIARRNGMLGTDEAVIKDWEDIISINLTGVFNVTHSFLAPLRKNKGRIVNIGSIQSFVHLRTPSSPAYTASKHGVLGFTKALAAELGKEGVRVNAIGPGFIETPLNEKVRATNPDLVKVFMDHTPLGRAGKPEDIVGPAIFLASDLSAYVSGSIVMVDGGYRTL; encoded by the coding sequence ATGGCCCTTCTCGACTATCACATCGCCGTCATCACCGGTGCAGGCTCGGGCATCGGACGCGCCATCGCGCTGGGCTACGGCCGCGAGGGTGCGCGCGTCGTGCTGCTTGACATGAACGGCGATGCGGCGGCGGAAGCGGCCAGGGAGATCCGCAGCGCCGGCGGCAAGGCGGAGAGCTTTGCGCTCGACGTGACCGATCGCGACGCCTGCGTCGCGATCGCCAAGCAGGTGGCCGACAAGGTCGGAGCCGTCTCGATCCTGGTCAACAATGCCGGCATCGCGCGCCGCAACGGCATGCTCGGCACTGATGAGGCCGTGATCAAGGATTGGGAAGACATCATCTCGATCAACCTCACCGGCGTCTTCAACGTGACGCATTCGTTCCTTGCGCCGCTGCGCAAGAACAAGGGACGCATCGTCAACATCGGTTCGATCCAGTCCTTCGTGCATCTGCGCACGCCGAGCTCGCCGGCCTATACCGCCTCCAAGCACGGCGTGCTCGGCTTCACCAAGGCGCTGGCCGCCGAGCTCGGCAAGGAGGGCGTTCGCGTCAATGCGATCGGCCCCGGCTTCATCGAGACGCCGCTGAACGAGAAGGTGCGCGCCACCAATCCCGATCTGGTCAAGGTCTTCATGGACCACACCCCGCTCGGCCGCGCCGGCAAGCCGGAGGACATCGTCGGCCCCGCGATCTTCCTCGCCTCGGACCTGTCGGCCTATGTCTCGGGATCGATCGTGATGGTCGATGGCGGTTACCGGACATTGTGA
- a CDS encoding glutathione S-transferase family protein, translating into MLTLYSYPPLFGVADNNGYGLKVFAFLRLAGVPFRHEHIFDASKAPRGQLPYIVDGADTVGDSETILAWLTRKYRLSIDAALTPQQRTQNLLITRMLDDLYWVMSYSRWKDERYWHLFRDALKREHPALTDEGLLKAKEYNAQRYYYQGIGRFDPDAAMARGLADLAAIAALIPQQGYVHGDTPTAIDAGLYGFIANIYFYDIETPLKQFVVAHDNIVRHCRAIHSAVSA; encoded by the coding sequence ATGCTCACACTCTATTCCTACCCGCCGCTGTTCGGCGTCGCCGACAACAACGGCTACGGCTTGAAGGTGTTTGCCTTCCTGAGACTCGCCGGCGTGCCGTTCCGCCACGAGCACATCTTCGACGCCTCGAAGGCGCCGCGCGGCCAGCTGCCCTATATCGTCGACGGCGCCGACACGGTCGGCGACAGCGAGACCATCCTCGCCTGGCTCACCCGGAAATATCGCCTTTCGATTGATGCCGCGCTGACGCCGCAACAGCGCACGCAGAACTTGCTGATCACACGGATGCTCGACGACCTCTACTGGGTGATGTCGTATTCGCGCTGGAAGGACGAGCGCTACTGGCACTTGTTCCGCGATGCGTTGAAGCGAGAGCACCCGGCGCTGACGGACGAGGGCCTGCTCAAGGCGAAGGAATACAATGCCCAGCGCTACTACTACCAGGGCATCGGCCGCTTCGATCCCGATGCGGCGATGGCGCGCGGCCTTGCAGATCTTGCCGCGATCGCGGCGCTGATCCCGCAGCAAGGCTATGTGCACGGCGACACGCCGACCGCAATCGATGCCGGACTCTATGGTTTCATCGCCAACATCTATTTCTACGATATCGAGACGCCGCTGAAGCAGTTCGTCGTCGCCCACGACAACATCGTGCGGCATTGCCGCGCCATCCATTCCGCCGTGAGCGCCTGA
- a CDS encoding helix-turn-helix domain-containing protein produces MSYASTVPSPEALLPSLAPNEIVPLLIGATVDEVERELVLQTLARCDGNRTRAARVLGLSVRTLRNKIREYSAEGIDVPLSEHAAA; encoded by the coding sequence ATGTCCTACGCGTCCACCGTGCCGTCGCCGGAAGCACTGCTGCCGTCGCTGGCTCCAAATGAAATCGTTCCACTTCTGATCGGCGCGACCGTCGATGAAGTCGAGCGGGAACTCGTGCTGCAGACGCTCGCGCGCTGCGACGGCAACCGCACCCGCGCTGCACGCGTGCTCGGACTGTCGGTCCGGACCTTGCGGAACAAGATCCGCGAATATTCCGCCGAAGGCATCGACGTGCCGCTGAGCGAGCACGCCGCAGCCTAA